The window GGCAGCCAAGCAAAAGTTGTCAGGGAGAGCTTAGGTGAATTATAATAAACCCCGTATCACATGGGGGCGGCTTGATCGTGTTCGTCTAAATGGTGAACTTTTGGTACACAATAAAATGAAAAACGTTGAAAACAGGACTTTAACGATCTGATTTCAAGCACATGCTGCATAGACTGTGCGCGTTCCGCTCAAATCTCAGAGAAATGGCTTATATACGTCATTGTGAACTTTGACAAATGAGTGGAAAGAGAGGAAAATCAAGAACGGTTATTCACATGGTACATAAAACTGCGCATACGCGTATAAAAAGATAGCTTGTGTGCATAAACAAAAAAAGGGGGACTTTGCTTCATGCTAGACAAGATTATGCTTACCTTTCAAATTGGCTTAGCCTTGGTCGGTGCGTATCAGTTATTTTTAACTTTCTTCGGATGGTACCGTCCCAGAAACAAACAGAAATTTGCTCCGCAGAAATCGTTTGCTGTTTTGGTTGCTGCTCATAATGAGGAGCAAGTCGTTGGCGCATTGATCGAGAATCTGAAGGCCTTGGATTACCCCAAAGAGCTCTATGACATCTTCGTGATTTGTGATAACTGTACAGACAATACAGCGGATATTGCACGCAGTCATGGTGTTAACGCCATGGAACGCCATAACCCGAACCTGAGAGGGAAAGGTTACGCGATCGAATGGATGCTGAAAGAGCTTTGGAAGCGGGAGCGTCAGTACGACGCCGTTGTCATGTTTGATGCCGACAATCTTTCCAGTCCGGATTACTTAATACACATGAACAATGATCTTTGCTCCGGTTCCAGAGTTATTCAAGCCTACCTAGACAGCAAGAACCCAAACGATTCCTGGGTTACTGGCTCCTACGCAATCTCGTATTACTTTGCAAACCGCTTCTGGCAAATGCCCCGTACAAACTTAGGGCTTGCTAACTACTTGGGAGGTACAGGAATGTGCTTTGAATCCAAGCTGCTTAAACAGATCGGATGGGGAGCAACCAGCCTTGTTGAAGATTTGGAGTTCTCCATGCGCTGCATTAAGCTCGGTATTCGACCTACTTACAACTACGAGGCGATTGTTTATGATGAGAAGCCACTGACGTTTAAAGTATCCGCCAAACAGCGCTTGCGCTGGATGCAAGGACACTTTGATGTGGCCAAGCGTTATTTCTTCCCCCTATTGTGGCAAGGTATCAAAGAGGGCAGCTGGACGAAGATTGACGCGGCTATCTACTCGGCTAACGTATATAACTTCTTTTTCGGCGCGATTATCACCGTATTGCTATGGATTAAATCCTTCACTCCGGGTTGGTCGGACGCGCCAATGCTTGCTGATATCAATCCCGTATTCTTTAACTCAGTCAGCTTAGCCATTTACGTGCTTCTGCCAATCTCCATGTTCATTGAGAAGGCTCCTGGCAAAGTATATAAATATTTAATTCTATATCCGATATTTATGCTTTCTTGGTGGCCGATTACGTTCTATGCGTTCTTCACGCAAAACAACAAACAATGGAGCCATACGGAGCATACACGTGTTATTCGTCTAGACGAAATGAAAAGTAAACAAGTGAGTTGACTTTCTCTGACTGAGATGATATTATATTTCAAGTAAAAGCAGAAGCGCCCGCTTCTCACCTGACCGACACAGTTGGCTGGTTTGAATGAATCGTCATGAATGTACAATAGGTTTGCATGAACCTGTTATTGATGAAGATGTGGGCCACTGCGCCCGCATCTTTTTTATATTGTTAGAGAGAGCGTTACATACTTTTTGGAGGTGGAATACTATTAGCAAAGACCATATGATTAATGACGAGATTCGTGTGAAGGAAGTACGCCTGATTGGGGCGGACGGAGAACAACTCGGCATCACGCCGATTCGCGAAGCTCTTCAAATCGCACTTGACGCGAATTTGGATTTGGTAAATGTGGCACCGACGGCTAAGCCGCCAGTATGCCGCATTATGGATTACGGTAAATTCCGTTATGAAACACAGAAGAAAGAAAAAGAAGCTCGTAAGAACCAGAAGATTGTGGACATCAAAGAAATTCGCTTAAGCGCGACAATCGATGAACACGACTTCCAAACAAAGCTTCGCAATGCCGTTAAGTTTCTTGGCGAAGGCGATAAAGTGAAAGCCAGCGTCCGATTCCGTGGTCGTGAAATAGCGCACTCGGAGATTGGCCGTAGAGTACTTGAACGTTTAGCTACTGAAACAGCTGACATTTCCTCACAGGAGCGCGCTCCTAAGCTTGAGGGAAGAAGCATGATCATGATCTTAACGCCGAAAGTCACTACCTAGGCGTTATACTAAATTAGGAGGAACAAAACACCATGCCGAAAATGAAAACACACAGCAGCTTGAAAGGCCGTTTCAAAATTACTGGCACAGGCAAAGTGATGAGATACAAACAAGGTAAAAATCACTTGCTTTCCGGTAAATCTTCACGTACTAAACGTGTTCTTGCAACAAACCCAGTTATGGCTCCAGGCGATGTACGTCGTCTGAAACAACAACTTTCTAACATTAAAGGTTAATATTCGAACATTATTTATACATCCCAGGAGGTAGTTAACAATGGCAAGAGTCAAGGGCGGATTTATTCGCGCTCACCGTCGTAAGAAAATTTTGAAACTAGCAAAAGGTTATTTCGGTTCCAAACATCGCTTATTTAAAACAGCTAAAGAACAAGTAATGAAATCTTTAGTGTATGCATACCGTGACCGTCGTCAAACGAAACGTAACTTCCGCAGACTGTGGATTACACGTATCAATGCAGGCGCTCGTCAAAACGGCCTTAGCTACAGCAAATTGATGCATGGCCTGAAATTGGCTGGTATCGAAGTTAACCGTAAAATCTTGGCTGATCTAGCTGTGAATGATTCCAAAGCGTTCAACGATTTGGCAACAGCTGCAAAAGCAAAAGTAAACGCGTAATAGCGTTCTTAGAAGCCTGTTCCCTTAAGGGAGCAGGCTTTTTTTGCATAAAATGGACGAAGTTTAAACGTTGGATGGTGTTTCTGATCGATGATGGTTTCGAAAAAGTACAACCAAGTACATCAACAGGGGAATAACGACTTGAAAGATTGGGAAAAACTTCAAACTACATTCAAGCCAAGCCACACGTGATAGGTATAGTTCGGTTCTATAAAAGATGTCGTGAATATAATAAAACCCACATAGAAAATCCACAGGTGTCTACTTGTTGCACGCGATAATTGGGTACATGCATAGACGGCTCCCCAGAAGAAAGCAGTCATTTTCACAAATAAACCCAGAAATAAAAGCAAGGTGACCATCACGTCGGACGAAAGTAGCAATATCAAAGCGTTGATAATAATCTTCACTCGATTGTAGAAATCTAAAAAAGGTTACTGGAGCAAGCAGTGCGAAAGGAGTTCCATCGTTCCATCGACGATTATGCCAACTTGTCCTTCAAGAAGGCCGGCTGCTACGGCATCTGGCCTCTCTGAGTTCATAATGGTAGGAAATGGGGTATAGGTTCTATCTTCGATGAATTCTTCAATGTACCCGCTCTCTAGGATGCTGTCGACGTCAATCCTGTCTAGGCGACTCTTGACTTCTTGAACGACGTGATCCTCAGCAATCCCATCCAAATAGGTGATGACGACTTCGGTTTGCGTATATCGACCTATTCGCAGGCTAATAAACCGAAGATCGGGTGATTTAATTTTCCTCCGCAGCAGGGAGGTATTCGTTCGCAAGTCTTCTGTAAAGCTTTCTTTCGGACCTCTTACAACCGTTTGTGTTTGAGGCTCCTCTATGGCACGCTTGTCCCACCATGTTGTACCGGCAATTAATGCTTCATGGTAGCCGTTAGCAAGAATGGCAGTGTTACCGTCCAAGAGAGCTCGGCAGGGACGATTTCATTACTAGCCCCCTAAATTTCCTGGATTGGTATTATCTTCTCTCGCTTGATTTTGTTTTATTCAGTTTGACTATTGACTATTCTTCAGGGGATGCATATAATAATCTCTAAATCATATTATATATGGTGATCTACACTAACGAATCGGCTATGAAGAGGAAGAAGTAATAAGGGCACTTATGCGCAGAGAGCGTTGGACTTGCTGAAACCATCGCCTTAATCCCTTACGTACGAAGTCACCTCGGAGCTGTTTTCCTGAAACTTGCGGCACAGCCGTAGGCAATAGGGGAAATCGGAAGAGCACACGTTATCGTGCTGAGGGTATTGTTCTTCATGAGCATACCTGCTAAGGCTATGTGCTGTGAGGCGCGTAGCAAACTTGGGTGGTACCACGGAAGCTTGAACCCCTTTCGTCCCGTTTACACGTTACGTGCGTGTATGGGATGAATAGGGGTTTTTCTTATTGTCTAAGAAAGCTCGATGATTCAAATGAACTTACTTTTTGAGAGGAGGATCACAATGAATGTTCAAACTGAACCAAAGAGGTCAAAAGAAGAATTAATTGAGAAGCTTATGAAGCCGGACCTGATTACAGGCTCCGAAATTCTGCTAAGAAGCTTATTGCTGGAGGGTGTGGACTGCGTCTTTGGATATCCGGGCGGCGCTGTTTTGTACATCTACGATGCGATGCATGGTTTTGATGATTTTAACCACTTATTGACTAGACATGAGCAAGGCGCCATTCACGCAGCTGATGGATACGCACGTTCCACAGGTAAAGTTGGCGTATGTATCGCAACTTCCGGACCGGGGGCAACGAACCTCGTCACAGGAATTGCTACAGCATATATGGATTCCGTTCCGTTAGTCGTCATTACAGGAAACGTGGCTACAAACTTCATTGGTACGGATGCTTTCCAAGAGGCTGATATTACCGGTATTACAATGCCGATTACGAAGCACAGCTACTTGGTTAGAGACGTAAACGATCTACCACGCATCATTCATGAAGCGTTCCATATTGCGAACTCAGGTCGTAAAGGTCCGGTTCTCATTGACATACCAAAGGATGTCTCCGCTCATAAAGCGATATTTAAACCCGTGTCGGATGTAAGCATCCGCGGTTATAACCCAACGGTGCAACCGAACAAACTGCAAGTGGATAAGCTGATCAAAGCTATCGAAGAAGCAGAACGTCCAGTCATTATTGCAGGCGGCGGTGTTGTATACGCAGACGCATCCAATGAATTAATCGAGTTTGTTAATAAAACACAGATTCCGGTTGCAACGACCTTGCTCGGATTAAGCGGCTTCCCAAGCGCGCATGAGCTATGGCTCGGAATGCCTGGGATGCACGGGACGTTTACAGCGAACACAGCCATTCAGAATGCGGATCTTTTGATTTCTATCGGTTCCCGATTCGATGACCGCGTAACGATGAATTTGAACGGTTTTGCTCCAAAAGTGAAGAAAATCGCTCACATTGACGTTGATCCTGCAGAAATCGGCAAGAACGTGAAGACCGATATCCCATGTGTTGGCGATGTGAAAGCTGTTCTGGAATATGCGAACACCAAAGCAAAGCCTGCGAAGAGCGGAGCGTGGATTGCTGAGCTTCAGGAAAGCAAAGAGAAGTTCCCTCTGAAATACGGCAATACCGAGACGGAATTGAAACCACAATTCGTTATCGAAATGATTAGTGAGACGACGAAAGGCGAAGCGATCATAACGACAGACGTTGGACAGCATCAGATGTGGGCTGCTCAATTCTATCGCTTCAAAAACCCGCGTTCCTTGGTTACATCCGGTGGTCTTGGCACGATGGGCTTCGGATTCCCATCAGCGATTGGTGCTCAAATGGGTAACCCGGATAAACTCGTTGTATCCATTAATGGTGACGGCGGCGTTCAAATGTGTGCGCAAGAGCTTGCGATCTGTGCGATTAACAACATTCCGGTGAAGGTTGTTATTATTAACAACCAAGTGCTTGGCATGGTTCGTCAATGGCAGGAGATCATTTATGATAACCGCTATAGCCACATTGACCTGGCTGGCAGCCCTGATTTCGTGAAACTGGCAGAAGCTTACGGCGTAAAAGGCTTGCGTGCCACGACGAAAGAAGAAGCAAGAAGAGCATGGCAGGAAGCACTCGATACACCGGGTCCTGTCGTTATTGATTTCGTCGTGCCAAAAGGAGAGAATGTGTTCCCAATGGTTAAAGCAGGCGATACAATTAGTGACATGTTAATGGGGGATTCGGAATGACAACAAAACATACAGTTTCCGTACTCGTAAACAATCAGCCTGGTGTCCTGCAGCGTGTATCCGGTTTGTTCGGACGCAGAGGCTTCAATATTGAAAGCATCACCGTAGGGGAGTCCGAAGAACTCGGACTTTCCCGAATGGTTATCGTTACCACAGGGGACGACAACACGCTTGAGCAAATTTCCAAGCAATTGTACAAGTTGATTGATGTTATTAAAGTCATCGACCTAAGCTCGAATCCAATGGTTGCCAGAGAACTGGCACTCATTAAAGTAAATGCAGAACCGATTATGCGTCCGGAAATACTCGGTATTGTAGAGACATTCCGCGCCGCAGTTGTAGATATTGGGCCAGCCTCAATTATCGTGCAAGTTGTTGGAGATTCAGATAAAATAGATGCTATGGTCGAATTACTTCGTCCTTATGGCATCCGTGAGCTTTCCCGCACGGGAGTCACAGCGATGATTCGCGGTTCAGTTAAATAAGTAATAAGGCAGTTTGGGTAAAGAGGTAAAGCCTCCTTGAGTGGGGCTTTCAGCGGTGTACTCTTTAGCGCTTGAAAAGGGTAAATCGTTGAAACACCCACTCAAGGGGTAGACAATACGGATTCATCATATCAAAGGAGGATTTATTCGAATGGCAGTTACTACTTACTATGAAAAAGATGCAGACTTAGCGGTACTTAAAGGTAAAACGATTGCAGTTGTTGGTTATGGTTCCCAAGGGCACGCACAAGCACAAAACTTGCGTGACAGCGGATTGAACGTTATTATCGGACTTCGTGAAGGTCGTTCATGGAACTCTGCAAAAAATGATGGTTTCGAAGTTGTATCCGTTGAAGAAGCAGCAAGACGCGCTGACGTGATCCAAATCTTGATGCCGGATGAAACACAAGCTCGCGTTTACCGTGAGTCCATTCAACCGAACATGAAAAAAGGCGCAGCAATCATGTTCTCCCATGGTTTCAACATCCATTTCGGACAAATCGTAGCTCCTGAAGGTACAGATGTATTCTTAGTAGCTCCTAAATCCCCAGGCCACATGGTACGTCGTACTTATGTTGAAGGCTTTGGCGTTCCTGGCTTGATCGCAATCGAGAAGGACGCTACTGGCAACGCAAAAGCAATCGGTCTTGCTTATGCAAAAGGTATCGGCTGTACACGTGCGGGCGTTATCGAAACTTCTTTCCGTGAAGAAACAGAAACTGATTTGTTCGGTGAGCAAGCTGTTCTTTGTGGCGGTGCTTCTGAATTGGTTAAAGCAGGTTTCGAAACATTGGTTGAAGCTGGTTATGCACCAGAAATGGCTTACTTCGAGTGTCTGCACGAGCTGAAGTTGATCGTTGATATGATGTATGAAGGCGGACTTGCTTCCATGCGCAGCTCCATCTCCAACACAGCTGAATACGGTGACTATGTAACTGGACCTCGTATTATCACAGCTGAAACGAAAAAAGCAATGAAAGCTGTTCTTACTGATATTCAACAAGGTAAATTCGCTCGCGACTTCATCTTGGAAAACCAATCCAACTTTGCTTTCATGAACGCAACTCGCCGCAATGAAGCACAGCACCCAATTGAAGTGGTTGGTAAAGAACTGCGCGAAATGATGCACTGGATCAAAAAGTAATTATAAGTACTAATTTATAGCAATACCTTCCACAGGGAGTGATTGAGGAGAATTTCCCAATCACTCCCTGTGAATACTATAAAGACGAGTAAAAATTTATATCTAAATCTTTAAATCCTTCTTCGAAATGCCCAGTGGAGGGCTCAGTGTTTGTCGGAGAAGCGTAGCGTTCGTATTTAAAAACGTGTCCCTACCTTTTGTTTATTCAGATGAGGGGGACACGTTTTTCAAGAAACGATCGGAGACAAATGCTGAAGAACGGAACGGTCAGCAGTTAGAATTAGGTTTAATCAATTTAATAGAAATCTCTTAGGAGGTGACATGGTGCGCAAAATCTACATCTTTGATACAACGCTTAGAGACGGAGAGCAATCACCAGGTGTGAACCTGAACACGCAGGAGAAAGTCGAGATCGCGCTGCAGCTAGAGAAGCTTGGCGTTGATCGTATGGAGGCTGGTTTCCCAGCTGCATCGCCTGGTGACTTAGCCGGCGTGAATGCCGTAGCTAGAGCCGTCAAGAATGCCTCTGTCATCGGTTTGTCCCGTTCGAGGGAGAATGATATCGAGGCTGTCCGTGAAGCGCTCCAGGGCGCTCAGGACCCGTGTATTCATCTATTCCTAGCGACGTCCCCGATTCATCGGCAGCATAAGCTGCGGATGGAGAAGCATCAAGTGCTGGAAACAGCCGAAGCAGCGATTAAATATGCGAAGAAGTATTTCAGCAAAATCGAGTTTTCACTCGAAGATGCAGGGCGTACTGAGCTGGATTTCATCGCGGAAGTAACAGCAATGGCTATTCGCGCTGGCGCTTCCGTCGTGAATATTCCGGATACAGTCGGCTTTATGACACCGTACGACTACGGCAATATTTTCAAAATGCTGAAGGAGACCGTGCCAGGCATTGAGAAGATTCAACTGAGCGCGCACTGCCATGACGACCTCGGAATGGCTACGGCTAACGCGCTAGCTGCTGTACTAAATGGTGCTGATCAAATCGAAGGCACCATCAACGGGATCGGCGAGCGAGCAGGCAACACCTCGATCGAGGAAGTTGTGATGGCGCTCGAGACGCGCCAGGACTTCTACCAAGCGAAAACTTCGCTTGTGCTGAAAGAGATTTATCGCACCAGCCGTTTGGTCAGCAAGCTGACCGGCATGGTGGTGCCAGGCAATAAGGCGATCGTCGGGGCTAACGCGTTCGCCCATGAGTCCGGCATCCATCAGGATGGGATGCTCAAAGAAAAAACGACGTACGAGATTATTTCCCCTGAGACCATCGGGGTCAAGGAAAGTAAGCTCGTGATGGGTAAACACTCCGGACGCCATGCGTTCCGTGAGAAGCTCATTGATCTTGGGTATGACCTCGGAGACGAGCAAGTGAATACGGCTTTCGCCAAGTTCAAAGATTTGGCAGATCGCAAGAAGCAGGTTGAAGACGAAGATATCCGTGCACTGATCGAAGAGAAACTGATCGAGACGCCGGAAATTTTTGCGCTAGGCACGCTTCAGGTTGCTTATGGCAACCAGATGACACCAACGGCAACGGTTCATGTTCGCTTCCAGGACGGCACCGAAGTGGCGGAAAGCGCAGTCGGGAACGGCTCGGTTGATGCGATATATAATGCGATTGATAAAGCAACGAAGGAAGATGTCGAACTTGACGACTACTCCATCAAATCCGTATCCCACGGAAAAGATGCATTAGGCGAAGTTCACGTTGTTCTTAAACAGAACGATGTATCCGTTCAAGGCCGCGGTATTTCTACGGATATTCTGGAAGCAAGCGCCAAAGCGTATTTGGACGCTGTGAACAGGCTCATTGAAAAACGCAAAACCCCAACAAGCAACAGAAGCAACGTCACGTTGATTTAAGAACCTTGAGTCCACGGCACCACCCAGATAAGCACCTCACCTCCAAGCATCGCGAGGAGGGGTGCTTTCTACAAATGCGAAAGGATGCGTCCATTTATGAAATATCGATTTTCTAAATCGCTTGAAGGTTTCTCATCCTCGGCGGTAAGAGAAATTCTCAAGCTGACACAAGGCAGTTCGATTATTTCTTTTGCCGGCGGATTGCCTGCTGAAGAGTTTTTTCCTTTGGACGCGGTTGCTGATGCGTTTCAAAGAGTGATCGGCGGCGGGAAGTCAGCGCTGCAATATGGTTTGACCGAGGGCTACAAGCCACTTCGTGAATCCTTATGCAAACGGATGGCTGCTAAGAATATGCAAGTAACACCTGATGAGATGCTGCTGACGACGGGTTCTCAGCAAGCGATTGATCTTCTTACGCGTGTTTATATTGATGAAGGCGATGTCATTCTTGTTGAAAGCCCAACGTATTTGGCGGCGATTCAAGTATTTCAAGCCAAAGGCGCTAAGATTTATTCGGTTGATAGCGATAATAACGGTATGATTCTTGAAGATCTATCGGCCAAAATTGCGAAGCACAATCCGAAGATGGTTTATGTCATTCCGACCTTCTCCAACCCGGCAGGCCGTGCATGGAGCTTGGAACGCCGTCAAGGCTTACTGGATATTTGCCGCGGCGCGGAAGTGCTTATTCTGGAAGATGATCCGTATGGAGAAATCCAATTTGACGAAAGCGAAACCTACCCATCCATCTTCTCTTTGGGAGGGAAAGCCGAAGGAGGGAATGTTGTTTACACCAGCACCTTCTCCAAAACCGTCGCGCCTGCCTTCCGAGCAGGATGGGTAATGGGCGACGAAACCATTATTCGCCAAATTGCCCGTTTTAAGCAATCTGCGGATCTGCACTCCAGCACGATTGATCAGCAAACGCTGTATCATTTGCTTGAGCACTTTGATCTCGACGCACATATCTCCTTAATTCGTGAGCAATATCTGGATCGGATGAAATTCATGTCAGGCCTATTGAAAGATTTAAACTGGCCTGGACTGAAGTGGGAAGAACCGAAGGGCGGCATGTTCATCTGGGTGGAGCTGCCAGCGCATATTCGTGCAGAGGATCTGCTGAAAATCGCGGTAAAAGAAGGCGTAGCCTTTGTTCCAGGATCCACATTTTACGCCGAAAATCCACAATACAACACGATGCGCCTGAATTACACACATACGGATCGTGCGAACACGATTCTCGGTATGCAGAAATTAGCTAAGGCTATGGAATCATATCTACAAAATGCATAGAAGATAGCGCACCCTCATGCAAATTGGTCGTCCAAGACCATCAGCATGAGGGTGCTTTTTTTGAGTGCCATATTGGAAATACAGAATAGAAAGAGCCGCCTAACCCCAGGATCTTCAACTGGTATTTGGCGGCTTATCTTATTTGTTTAACAAGTATGGAAGGTAATGTTGTTGTATAAAATGCAAGATTTTATTTAGGTTTTTCCTATAATTTGTTAAATGTTGTATCACATCACACGCCACAGGATAGAGCTTCTTAGAGTGGCACCACAGGAGTTCCATAGAAG is drawn from Paenibacillus sp. V4I7 and contains these coding sequences:
- a CDS encoding glycosyltransferase family 2 protein → MLDKIMLTFQIGLALVGAYQLFLTFFGWYRPRNKQKFAPQKSFAVLVAAHNEEQVVGALIENLKALDYPKELYDIFVICDNCTDNTADIARSHGVNAMERHNPNLRGKGYAIEWMLKELWKRERQYDAVVMFDADNLSSPDYLIHMNNDLCSGSRVIQAYLDSKNPNDSWVTGSYAISYYFANRFWQMPRTNLGLANYLGGTGMCFESKLLKQIGWGATSLVEDLEFSMRCIKLGIRPTYNYEAIVYDEKPLTFKVSAKQRLRWMQGHFDVAKRYFFPLLWQGIKEGSWTKIDAAIYSANVYNFFFGAIITVLLWIKSFTPGWSDAPMLADINPVFFNSVSLAIYVLLPISMFIEKAPGKVYKYLILYPIFMLSWWPITFYAFFTQNNKQWSHTEHTRVIRLDEMKSKQVS
- the infC gene encoding translation initiation factor IF-3, translating into MINDEIRVKEVRLIGADGEQLGITPIREALQIALDANLDLVNVAPTAKPPVCRIMDYGKFRYETQKKEKEARKNQKIVDIKEIRLSATIDEHDFQTKLRNAVKFLGEGDKVKASVRFRGREIAHSEIGRRVLERLATETADISSQERAPKLEGRSMIMILTPKVTT
- the rpmI gene encoding 50S ribosomal protein L35, encoding MPKMKTHSSLKGRFKITGTGKVMRYKQGKNHLLSGKSSRTKRVLATNPVMAPGDVRRLKQQLSNIKG
- the rplT gene encoding 50S ribosomal protein L20 — translated: MARVKGGFIRAHRRKKILKLAKGYFGSKHRLFKTAKEQVMKSLVYAYRDRRQTKRNFRRLWITRINAGARQNGLSYSKLMHGLKLAGIEVNRKILADLAVNDSKAFNDLATAAKAKVNA
- a CDS encoding spore germination protein, with the protein product MLAPVTFFRFLQSSEDYYQRFDIATFVRRDGHLAFISGFICENDCFLLGSRLCMYPIIACNK
- a CDS encoding spore germination protein; the protein is MDGNTAILANGYHEALIAGTTWWDKRAIEEPQTQTVVRGPKESFTEDLRTNTSLLRRKIKSPDLRFISLRIGRYTQTEVVITYLDGIAEDHVVQEVKSRLDRIDVDSILESGYIEEFIEDRTYTPFPTIMNSERPDAVAAGLLEGQVGIIVDGTMELLSHCLLQ
- the ilvB gene encoding biosynthetic-type acetolactate synthase large subunit codes for the protein MNVQTEPKRSKEELIEKLMKPDLITGSEILLRSLLLEGVDCVFGYPGGAVLYIYDAMHGFDDFNHLLTRHEQGAIHAADGYARSTGKVGVCIATSGPGATNLVTGIATAYMDSVPLVVITGNVATNFIGTDAFQEADITGITMPITKHSYLVRDVNDLPRIIHEAFHIANSGRKGPVLIDIPKDVSAHKAIFKPVSDVSIRGYNPTVQPNKLQVDKLIKAIEEAERPVIIAGGGVVYADASNELIEFVNKTQIPVATTLLGLSGFPSAHELWLGMPGMHGTFTANTAIQNADLLISIGSRFDDRVTMNLNGFAPKVKKIAHIDVDPAEIGKNVKTDIPCVGDVKAVLEYANTKAKPAKSGAWIAELQESKEKFPLKYGNTETELKPQFVIEMISETTKGEAIITTDVGQHQMWAAQFYRFKNPRSLVTSGGLGTMGFGFPSAIGAQMGNPDKLVVSINGDGGVQMCAQELAICAINNIPVKVVIINNQVLGMVRQWQEIIYDNRYSHIDLAGSPDFVKLAEAYGVKGLRATTKEEARRAWQEALDTPGPVVIDFVVPKGENVFPMVKAGDTISDMLMGDSE
- the ilvN gene encoding acetolactate synthase small subunit, producing the protein MTTKHTVSVLVNNQPGVLQRVSGLFGRRGFNIESITVGESEELGLSRMVIVTTGDDNTLEQISKQLYKLIDVIKVIDLSSNPMVARELALIKVNAEPIMRPEILGIVETFRAAVVDIGPASIIVQVVGDSDKIDAMVELLRPYGIRELSRTGVTAMIRGSVK
- the ilvC gene encoding ketol-acid reductoisomerase encodes the protein MAVTTYYEKDADLAVLKGKTIAVVGYGSQGHAQAQNLRDSGLNVIIGLREGRSWNSAKNDGFEVVSVEEAARRADVIQILMPDETQARVYRESIQPNMKKGAAIMFSHGFNIHFGQIVAPEGTDVFLVAPKSPGHMVRRTYVEGFGVPGLIAIEKDATGNAKAIGLAYAKGIGCTRAGVIETSFREETETDLFGEQAVLCGGASELVKAGFETLVEAGYAPEMAYFECLHELKLIVDMMYEGGLASMRSSISNTAEYGDYVTGPRIITAETKKAMKAVLTDIQQGKFARDFILENQSNFAFMNATRRNEAQHPIEVVGKELREMMHWIKK
- a CDS encoding 2-isopropylmalate synthase encodes the protein MRKIYIFDTTLRDGEQSPGVNLNTQEKVEIALQLEKLGVDRMEAGFPAASPGDLAGVNAVARAVKNASVIGLSRSRENDIEAVREALQGAQDPCIHLFLATSPIHRQHKLRMEKHQVLETAEAAIKYAKKYFSKIEFSLEDAGRTELDFIAEVTAMAIRAGASVVNIPDTVGFMTPYDYGNIFKMLKETVPGIEKIQLSAHCHDDLGMATANALAAVLNGADQIEGTINGIGERAGNTSIEEVVMALETRQDFYQAKTSLVLKEIYRTSRLVSKLTGMVVPGNKAIVGANAFAHESGIHQDGMLKEKTTYEIISPETIGVKESKLVMGKHSGRHAFREKLIDLGYDLGDEQVNTAFAKFKDLADRKKQVEDEDIRALIEEKLIETPEIFALGTLQVAYGNQMTPTATVHVRFQDGTEVAESAVGNGSVDAIYNAIDKATKEDVELDDYSIKSVSHGKDALGEVHVVLKQNDVSVQGRGISTDILEASAKAYLDAVNRLIEKRKTPTSNRSNVTLI
- a CDS encoding PLP-dependent aminotransferase family protein; the encoded protein is MKYRFSKSLEGFSSSAVREILKLTQGSSIISFAGGLPAEEFFPLDAVADAFQRVIGGGKSALQYGLTEGYKPLRESLCKRMAAKNMQVTPDEMLLTTGSQQAIDLLTRVYIDEGDVILVESPTYLAAIQVFQAKGAKIYSVDSDNNGMILEDLSAKIAKHNPKMVYVIPTFSNPAGRAWSLERRQGLLDICRGAEVLILEDDPYGEIQFDESETYPSIFSLGGKAEGGNVVYTSTFSKTVAPAFRAGWVMGDETIIRQIARFKQSADLHSSTIDQQTLYHLLEHFDLDAHISLIREQYLDRMKFMSGLLKDLNWPGLKWEEPKGGMFIWVELPAHIRAEDLLKIAVKEGVAFVPGSTFYAENPQYNTMRLNYTHTDRANTILGMQKLAKAMESYLQNA